CACGGCCAGCCCACCGAATTCGAAATCGGCAAAAAGTGGCTGCACGTTGCGGATCAGCGTCGCACCCGTGGTGGCGTAGCGGTTATGGCCCACGGCGCAGTGGCCGGGCAGGGTGGCCATGACGCGGGAATCCCCGAAGACGTCGCCTACCAGTCCCAGCCCCTTGTGGGTATGGAAGCGCTGACCATCGTAGGACACGATGCCAGATGCCTCCTGCCCGCGATGCTGGAGCGCATGCAGGCCGAGTGCCGTCAGGGCGGATGCGTCCTTGATGTTCCAGACGCCGAATACCCCGCATTCCTCATGCGGCTTGTCATCATCATGCCGCCACTGGGCGGCGATATCATCACGCTCGTGCTGGGTTGTGGGCGTACCGGAAACAGCATGGAAGGCGGTGCGGGACATGGTCAGCGATCTTTCCTTGACGGACGGAGGGCGGCAGCTACCGGCAAAAGGCTCAGATGGGCGCGTCATGCCGCGTCCCGGCGGGTTGCGCAAGATGCGCGGGAAAGTTATCCGGCCCATAGGCGTTCAGATACGTCACACTGTTGCCGATAAGGGGCATGACCCGGCTTGATTGCATGACATCGGGCCATTCGGCCGCGGGTACGAGGGCCGTAACGCCCGCGTAGAGGATGACAAGGCAGACATAGCCACGCACCAGCCCGAACACCAGGCCCAGCATACGGTCTATCCCGGACAGGATCGAACCCTGCACCGCTCGCCCCGAAAGATGGGCAGTCGTGGTGAAAATGACAAGAAGGGCCAGGAA
This portion of the Komagataeibacter sp. FNDCF1 genome encodes:
- a CDS encoding CvpA family protein; translated protein: MPVTCLSAPHGLARMNWIDIAAMAIVALSALVGMLRGFSREVLGLAAWVMAIILAVAWYGALMPYATQWISNHTLAALVSFAVLFLALLVIFTTTAHLSGRAVQGSILSGIDRMLGLVFGLVRGYVCLVILYAGVTALVPAAEWPDVMQSSRVMPLIGNSVTYLNAYGPDNFPAHLAQPAGTRHDAPI